The following coding sequences are from one Leishmania braziliensis MHOM/BR/75/M2904 complete genome, chromosome 36 window:
- a CDS encoding putative serine/threonine protein kinase yields the protein MSAPSDALIKKVCSAFPATFGVDTEEEKSPAESRCSRPFRYYLDVVLGSGTSGTVLYARRVRDDHPFAVKVMDLEGYTPQEIMRASGEVCCLLSCDYFSIVKCHEDFVYSDERNPENVAMMAMVLDYANAGDLRQEIRNRSKANRPFVEHEAGLLFIQILLAVHHVHSKHMIHRDIKSANILLCSNGLVKLGDFGFSKMYANTVSDDVGRTFCGTPYYVAPEIWRRCPYSKKADMFSLGVLLYELLTLKRPFDGVDIEEIMHKTLAGRFDPLPDSISPEMQTIVATLLQSEPKRRPSSKTLLNTPTCKLYISVVREIVQGGELGGFSAEQEMTVTRQLMQTKEELQVDRRRQPMSMEDVLLTTVKVSLSDSPDRTGFILHGGTVMKQSSDLSWKRRYVCIYGEVEKGRTLTGDVASCLVTLELVQALSRDTLEQQCISTPFSDLEDVFQVISKYTGSDAAHAFAVAFKNGRRILFDAEDDKDRDEWMRAIQSFLGIGDEDD from the coding sequence ATGTCGGCACCCAGTGATGCACTAATCAAAAAGGTGTGCAGCGCGTTCCCTGCCACCTTCGGCGTGGACaccgaggaggaaaaaagtcCTGCTGAAAGTCGTTGCTCACGTCCATTCCGATACTACTTGGACGTTGTGCTGGGGTCTGGCACTTCCGGCACTGTGCTCTACGCCCGTCGCGTTCGCGATGACCACCCTTTCGCGGTTAAGGTGATGGACTTAGAGGGCTACACGCCGCAGGAGATCATGCGCGCGTCGGGTGAGGTGTGCTGTCTTCTCAGTTGTGACTACTTTTCGATTGTCAAGTGCCATGAAGACTTTGTCTACAGTGACGAGAGGAATCCAGAGAACGTCGCCATGATGGCCATGGTGCTGGACTACGCCAACGCCGGTGATCTCCGCCAAGAGATCCGCAACCGAAGCAAGGCGAACCGCCCCTTCGTGGAACATGAGGCCGGCCTGCTCTTTATCCAAATATTGCTGGCTGTGCACCACGTTCACTCAAAGCACATGATTCACCGTGATATTAAGAGCGCCAACATCCTGCTCTGCAGCAATGGTCTTGTGAAGCTTGGGGACTTCGGCTTTAGTAAGATGTATGCCAATACCGTGAGTGATGATGTTGGCCGCACGTTCTGCGGCACGCCCTACTACGTGGCACCGGAGAtttggcgccgctgcccgtATAGCAAGAAGGCGGACATGTTCTCCCTCGGTGTGCTTCTGTACGAGCTGCTGACGCTCAAGCGCCCCTTCGACGGCGTGGATATCGAGGAAATCATGCACAAGACGCTTGCGGGCCGCTTTGACCCCCTGCCGGACAGCATTAGCCCAGAGATGCAGACCATCGTAGCGACACTACTGCAGAGCGAGCCCAAAAGGCGTCCGTCTAGTAAGACGCTGCTGAACACACCGACATGCAAGCTGTACATCTCCGTTGTGCGGGAAATCGTTCAGGGCGGGGAGCTTGGCGGCTTTTCCGCCGAGCAGGAAATGACGGTTACGCGACAGTTGATGCAGACaaaagaggagctgcaggtggaCCGCCGTCGCCAACCGATGTCGATGGAGGATGTGCTCCTGACGACTGTAAAGGTGTCCTTGAGCGACTCACCCGATCGCACTGGGTTTATCTTGCACGGAGGCACCGTGATGAAGCAGAGCAGTGACCTTAGCTGGAAGCGTCGCTATGTGTGCATCTACGGCGAGGTAGAGAAGGGGCGCACGCTGACGGGCGACGTGGCATCCTGCCTAGTCACACTCGAGCTCGTTCAGGCGTTGTCACGTGAcacgctggagcagcagtgcatTTCGACCCCCTTTTCTGACTTGGAGGATGTTTTTCAAGTCATCAGCAAATACACCGGCTCGGATGCCGCACACGCCTTCGCTGTAGCCTTCAAAAACGGTCGACGTATTTTGTTTGACGCGGAGGACGACAAAGACCGCGATGAGTGGATGCGGGCTATTCAAAGCTTCCTTGGCATCGGGGATGAGGATGACTGA
- a CDS encoding putative nima-related protein kinase, with amino-acid sequence MSGSTAGDAMIGRVCRSFPETFAKDEATAREQDKKYWISRVLGSGATGTVLCAKRVSDGEGFAVKCVDMEGMSEADKNRAQAEVDCLLNCNFFSIVKCHEDLAKHDAGNPEMVQMIALVLDYANAGDLRQEIKSRARTGRTFREHEAGLLFLQVLLAVHHVHSKHMIHRDIKSANILLCSNGLVKLGDFGFSKMYANTVSDDVGRTFCGTPYYVAPEIWRRCPYSKKADMFSLGVLLYELLTLKRPFDGANMHEVMHKTLAGRFDPLPSNISPEMRDIVTALLSGDPTRRPSSSRLLNMPICKLFLSGLLEIVQTQPAFQGGLRDLISNQIQETKRLLVTEKRNIQRMMEESSGSSVAVSTTILEGATPLTTTLGGLTIHEGTVKKQSSDMVWKKRYLCIRAELADGQTVLDMNPKFKTLDMVLAISKETMEQQCISTPFTELEDAFPVPAKYTGCNASFVFAVAFKTGKRLSFQTKSEIERDLWMEKIQDVLGIGDGDDDMSALPAKE; translated from the coding sequence ATGTCGGGGAGCACCGCTGGGGACGCCATGATCGGCCGTGTATGCCGGAGCTTCCCCGAGACGTTTGCCAAGGACGAGGCAACTGCACGCGAGCAGGACAAGAAGTACTGGATTAGCCGCGTGCTAGGCTCTGGCGCTACTGGAACGGTTCTGTGTGCAAAGCGTGTATCTGATGGAGAAGGATTTGCTGTGAAGTGCGTCGACATGGAGGGCATGTCCGAGGCTGACAAAAACCGTGCGCAGGCAGAGGTAGACTGTCTTCTCAATTGCAACTTCTTTTCGATTGTCAAGTGCCACGAGGATCTTGCGAAACACGATGCCGGTAACCCAGAGATGGTGCAGATGATTGCGCTGGTGCTGGACTACGCCAACGCCGGTGATCTCCGCCAAGAGATCAAGAGTCGTGCTCGGACAGGTCGAACGTTCCGCGAGCACGAGGCGGGTCTTTTGTTCCTACAGGTGTTGCTGGCTGTGCACCACGTTCACTCAAAGCACATGATTCACCGTGATATTAAGAGCGCCAACATCCTGCTCTGCAGCAATGGTCTTGTGAAGCTTGGGGACTTCGGCTTTAGTAAGATGTATGCCAATACCGTGAGTGATGATGTTGGCCGCACGTTCTGCGGCACGCCCTACTACGTGGCACCGGAGAtttggcgccgctgcccgtATAGCAAGAAGGCGGACATGTTCTCCCTCGGTGTGCTTCTGTACGAGCTGCTGACGCTCAAGCGCCCCTTCGACGGCGCCAACATGCACGAAGTCATGCACAAGACGCTTGCGGGCCGCTTTGACCCCCTGCCGAGTAACATTAGTCCAGAGATGCGAGATATtgtgacggcgctgctgagcggTGACCCGACGCGCCGTCCGTCCAGCAGCCGCTTGCTGAACATGCCCATCTGCAAGCTCTTCCTGTCTGGCCTGCTGGAGATTGTGCAGACGCAACCGGCTTTCCAGGGCGGTCTGCGCGACTTGATCTCAAACCAGATTCAGGAGACGAAGCGGTTGCTAGTGACCGAGAAGCGCAACATCCAGCGCATGATGGAGGAGAGCTCAGGCAGCTCGGTTGCCGTGTCCACTACCATTCTCGAAGGCGCAACCCCGttgacgacgacgctggGCGGCCTCACCATTCACGAGGGAACCGTAAAGAAGCAGAGCAGCGATATGGTGTGGAAGAAGCGCTACCTGTGCATCCGCGCCGAGCTTGCAGATGGGCAGACGGTGCTCGACATGAATCCCAAGTTCAAGACCCTGGACATGGTACTAGCCATTTCGAAGGAGACGatggagcagcagtgcatTTCCACGCCCTTCACAGAGCTGGAGGACGCGTTCCCGGTTCCTGCGAAGTACACCGGCTGCAATGCTTCTTTCGTCTTCGCCGTCGCCTTCAAGACGGGAAAGCGCCTGTCGTTCCAGACGAAGAGCGAGATTGAGCGCGACCTCTGGATGGAGAAGATTCAGGACGTTCTGGGcatcggcgacggcgacgacgacatgTCTGCTTTGCCTGCGAAGGAGTAA